TAATTCCAGAGGGCGATGTCACGGTGCCGGGGGCTGAAGCCTCATAtgtggctctggtttcctaacGCTGAATCGTTTTGCCTGCAGCTGCGTGTTAGGTGCGGGGCACTCCTGGGGAATAGAGTTGAAAGGGTCAGTTAATGGAACTTTGCTCCTTTCCTTTTCAGGGTTTGTTGTCTTTGCAACCTTTGTGGTGATCATAGCCCTCATACTCATCTTTGTGGTCGGACCTCGGCACGGGCAAAGCAACATCTTGGTCTACATCATCATCTGCTCCGTGATCGGCGCCCTATCGGTGTCTTGCGTCAAGGGCCTGGGAATTACCATCAAGGAACTGTTTGCGGGGAATCCCGTTCTCAAGAACCCCCTGTCCTGGATCCTCCTGCTCAGCCTGGTGGCCTGCGTGAGCACGCAGATCAACTACCTGAACAAGGCGCTGGACATATTCAACACCTCTCTGGTGACACCCATATACTACGTGTTCTTCACCACGTCTGTGCTTACCTGCTCCGCCATCCTCTTCAGGGAGTGGGAGCACATGGCCTCGAGTGATGTCATCGGCACCCTTGGCGGCTTCATCACCATTATCGTGGGCATATTCCTGCTTCACGCCTTTAAGGATGTCAACATCAGTCTGGCCAGCTTGGCCATATCCATCCGTAAGGAGGAGCGGAGCCCCCCGATGTCCAACGGCATGACAGCGCATGTCACATACGAACTGCTGGGTAGCAGCACTTCTGTGAACATggatgagctggaggtgggtgtGCCATTCGACAACATCTCCCGGAGGAACGGCACCGTGGCACCGTTGTAGGGCTGCTTCCTTTGGCCCCAAGCTAGGCAGTTATCGTACTGGAAATTCTCACTCCGTTAAAAttgtgtgcgttttttttttttttttttaaaaatacagaatcaAACATCAGACAATCAGATGGAGAGACCAACTGGACCAGTGAATTGTACTGATGTTTTCTTTTGCCTTACATCTCTTTTGGAGTTGCCTACATGGTATAGGGATCATTGCATTTCTGTGTAGCACTGTAAATATtccaatgtttttaaaatgaattttcctATACTTTATGTACAGAGAATCTGTATTTACATGCACTgagtttatttctataaattgGTTAGGTGctttaaatttataataaatcCACTCTGACTGTGGTTGTGAATTGATGAAATAGTTGTAGCTTTTACACGCATCTAAGAGCATCAACTTAAGTTTCCAGCTAAACTTCATGCAAATTCTGATTTACATGTGGCCCTAAGCCTAAAATGCAGAGCTGAATGACGTGATGGTGCCGTCGCCGTCACCGAAAAATAGTAATTCGTACACAGCGAATTCTAATTTTAAAGGCGTTAGTTGGTCTCCCAACTCCGGCACTGCCTCGACCCTATGCCCACCAACACGTGAGCAGCTGTCCTGTAATTAGTGCTTTCCCAGAAGCCCCTgtaggaactttttttttttttttttttaaatggttttggtGGTTTGAAGCACAAGGTAAAGGAACAGCTCTTAGGGGTTATCTATGATGAGCACAACCCTCACTTGTTTCCAGTGTTTGACATCATTGTCCAGCTGCAAGATGTCAGTTTTTGAGCCACTTAAATGATTTGTGTGTCAAAGGTGGCATCTTTCACACAACTTGATGCCATGAGTCTTaggttttaatgtttaaattgaaaatgtttactcaaggttaaaatttcatttatttaatttgaaatgagGTTACAAGAGCTCAAATACAAAAGTCACAAGAAATATGGTGATAAAGAGATTAAATGTTACCAGAATAAAGGTTGTAGAATAGAAAACTAGCATGCATTCAACAGCATTAAGAATATTCCCTATTGGCAAACCCATTTCATGCGGTAGCACATTCACTGCATAAGccttaaataatcattttattttaaaaaaatgcatttgcagtCCCTTACCATTTCCCACATATCAAAAACAGAAGTATGGTAGTActctaataaaatgttaaacagtCATAGAATAAGTTTTTAAGGCACAAAAGTTTACAAAATCATTCTCCAAAGGCCATAAGGATGAGCTTTTTTGGTAAACAGCTGCCAGTGTTATCAAATTCTGCATCATCCATTCACTGGCCCTTCTGCTTCTCAAACAGCCAATCAGAGGATGCTTTGTCACCTGCTGAAAAGCAACTGACCAATAAAGGGTTGGAATATTGAATCCAGCCTGCCAGCTGATGGCAGGGTTCTTTGATGCTGGTTGTATGGAAGTTTTCATAGCTATACTAACTACACACTGGAGTACTTGGAGCTGGAATCTCAGTTACTGGCCAGTGACTGGTGAATGGGTGGCTGGAAGCAGCGAACGTGTTCCactggcatgttctccccatcccCCGATTTCAGGTACTTGCTCAAGATGGCAAAGATTTCATCATTGATCACCTGGAATTTACGAATGCGGTCCACCATCTTTTTCAGAGGCTGATGTGCaggaagagaaaaaggaaaaacaaccaTAAATaggaattaataaatacatcTCCATACTTAAGctttttaataaaggaaaaaaaaaaagtatttaagcCATGTATGTAAAACCCTGCTGCGAACGCAGTCTTCCACTTACTACACTCTTGATGACCTCATCCTTGCCATCATGCTTCTGTACTTTGAGCAGGTGGTAGCTGAAGTCCAAGATGTCAAAGCGCCTCTGCTGCCCCAGCAGAGTGATGATCATGCAGCCGGCCCAGTGCAACCCGTCCCCAAAGCACTGCCTGCCAACAACACAGAGCATCAGAAGCTGCCCAGCTCACAGACGCTCAGCATGACACCCAAGCACACATTTTAACACATGTAAGCACCGGGGTTGGGTACTGGTTTCGCATGTTGTTTTGAAATCATCACTGACGACTTCTGGGTATACTGCTCTAAGTCGCCAATATAAATTCTTTCATCTCCTGTTTCCACTGAATAAATACTGAGGACTTAGTGGTACCATGAtaaatattaacttttatttagctgaagccttcatccaaggtgacttaaaatgttaggtaGTCAAAGTGACAATAATGGACCACACCGCTACTTGTGTACACTGAACAAagatgttcatttacatttactcattcagcagatgcttttatatccaaagcaacgtacatctcagagaaaatacaatttgtacatagGGAGAAAGAGtcgcagatgtgtgattaagtaaacagcttccttccactttatgcaccgatgttcatcgcacaagtaggtatACAAAACtcagactaatcctgatcacctttctaaaatttttaaattttattatttttaaaaaggtacacaaacatttacatacaatacaggaatagcggctgtgtaaaggcttatctgggcacgatcataaagtcacggagcatgaacatttacgctaTACatgagcttttctccaaagcaacttacagcgttaagttacctacaacttttaacccacttatacagctgggttagcACTACAGTTAGGATTagaacctatgacctttaggtccaaagacagcagctctaaccactatgctaccaggtggCCTACATCAGACAAGAAAACTGATGTAGCGGGTACGAAGCTGGTATGAGGACAGACGGCTACTCACTCCACTGTGAACTCGTGTGCACCAACTGGGATGCAGTACACAAACTGCATAGCACTCCAAAGCCGGTGGAACTCCACGCACTCGTCCACATGCATCACACCGTTGCTGGGCAGCGGCCCGCGCCATATAGGGTCATCCAGGAAGCCGCGCACACGGGTCAAGATGACCTCAAACATGGACAGACCACAGCAGAGACGCTCCTTGGTCAGCAGGTCACCTTCTCTTGCAATGGCAATTTGCTACGACAGAGAAACAGGACAAACTGAATAAGGAACATCTTACTGTTTAACACTGTTCTCCTTGAAAGTACTCCATCTCCAAAGCCAAAACACATGCAACATGTGGTTATCTTGCAGCAAGCGACAGTATTTGACTACACGAGAAGCCAAAATTATTGAAGTGTAACAGCCAAAGCTACCTGGGGTGTGCCCAAGCGCTCGATCAGAGGGACCAGGTGCAGGGCCGCATACTTGGTCTCTAGGCGTTTCATCTTGGCATCCAAACGCTCGCCCTCTGTGTAGAGAGAGACGCTTGCGTCACCCACTGGTGTGACAGTACCACAAGCTGTCTGTCAAGCATAAGGCCACGCTTACCTTTGACATGGACCCTTgggagaatgttctggaaaggtGCAGCATGTAGGAGGTCACACACTTCTTCCTGAGACTGGTGAGAGAAAAGCAGAGTATTCAGATTAACAGCAGTGTGCGACAACTTCCAGTTCTGTAGCAAAGGTGTGTCAGTGCCATTACTGAATCACAAGACAGATGATGCAAGACTGCTTAAAATGGGCAGCAATATATGTAAACGATCTGTTATAACCAGCATCACTGCAGcaggaaattaaaatgcagcTGTGTTGCCGTGACAACGGAGAGCTGACTTGGAACATTAAAAACCATGTCCCTGTAAATCATGTGAGAACTCTCAAATCCGTCATCACACAGCTATGATGTATGAATATCATAGGGGTGCAATACAGTGTTAATGGGTTTTGTGAGGAGGGCAGAGCGACGGGGAGACGCACCAAGCTCTGCTCGCTCAGCAGACAGAAGAGTATGGCATTGCCCACTTCTCGCAGGTTCTGAAAGCACACCGTCTTCAACTCGGCATACTCCACAATGTCCTTAAGCTGGTGGTGAAAGAATTCTAGAATGCCTGCAGAGACACAATTTAACAGCCTAACACAACACAACAATGGAATTCACTGGTTTTTCATAACAAGTCTGCCTTACAGTAACACTCAGGAATTCAACAGAAATCCACACCCGGGTGTGAACATACAAATTCATCATACTTCAGAAATAATATGAAATCTTAATTCCTTTAGTCAAGCACTATTCTATTGGGtctaaacattaatttaaaaaaaagcaaaaccaggtaatttttccatctcaccAACAAAACTTACCAGAATATCCAAACTCAAAAGTGAATTTGGTGTTTGTGAACAATTTTGCAAATACAGTCATGAGACAAAACAGAAGCACTGAAATGTTACCTGCTTTTAAAGACCACActaattttgtttatattttacttttccttaTACAAAATGACAAGACAACCCAAAAGCGGTTTACTCattgaaaataatgtttttattgtccGCGCTTTTTCTACATTTACGTGAATGGTTTTGTACCTGTGCTTGAGACAATTACTGTGCAGCTTTAACACTGTATTGCACTGGAACTGAACTGTTCCCTTTCACTGACTGAAATAATCAGAGCAAAGCCAGCTGACATTGTATCAACTATTTCTACCTCCGTTGTGAAAGTGAAATGACCACgtaatgggcaaaaatgctgCCGTACTGAACCATAAGCCCATTACACGAAAAGGGTGTATATACTTTCATAAGCCGTTGTGGCATTGTACGTAACCACCTTAGACAAACCCTGACTGTATCTGTACTCCAGTTTTCACACGTCTTGAGTGCTTTCTGCCAGTAAGGAACGTTATCTTTTTGTTGCATAATTTTAcaatactaaaaaaaattaatgcagtgCAGCAGCATAGAACAACTGTTTATCTACTGTCACTTGATTTAAACATTAGCCACATGTGGCAGTTGGCAAATGTTACATTGCCCACACATATAAATGAATGTTAAACACACCAAGTCACTTGCCTTTCACAGCACATGATATGGTGCAAGGGGTGCATCAAGTAAGAAAACAGCAAGAGGCCACAATAGTGTTAATTTGGCCAGTGGATCATGATACACACATGCTACCACTCAACAGGCACTGCTATCCCCTCTCACAGAGTAGACTGCAACATAGTTGGCCTATACTACATTTAAATTAAGTGTAGCTACTGAATTTGTCCtgtgacaaattaaatttatatacatagttaaaaagcatcagctctcCAATTTCCTGAGCGTCAGctaatgcatttttcatattttctccaaaatgcttattgcgatgcactgtgtgttatGATTACCAACAAAGAAagtcttaatttatttaacagacttTCCAACCCAGACTCTGGTATGAAACACTGAACATGTGAAATGGTATCTGACAGATGGTGCACCCAAGGATCACTCAAGGCACTCATCAAGGAACTGATTCACCAGCAGTGTTCTCCATGGTTTGTAGGGTGTTAGAGCACACCATGGTGGCCAAGACTGCCACTAGCACTCAGACCTAAGCCCTCCTCACTCACCCGGAGAGCCATACTCATGTCGAGGCAAGCGGCAAATCTTCGGCATAACCTCCATCAGGGTCTTGACATACTGCAGGATGGTGCCCTGGAGCTTTGAGGGGGAGATGGTGAGAATGAGAAGGAAAGTGAAAGATAAGCCTCAAAAGAAGACATCCAAGTAAGCTCGCCCAGTATGGATCCAGGCCTGTAATTCTGGGTTTGGAAAAACAGCGTGTCGAGTGGAAGCTGTGGTAGGATCACTGCCTGCCCCAGAAGACCACAGACAATATCTGCTTGCATTACAGCAGAGAGTCCTCCACCCTGCCAGGGATTCATTTTGTCAAAGAAGCTAAAAGTACAGTAAGAGATTAGTAATGCCAGGCCACTATGTTTCCTAGTGAACAAAGCCCTCTGAAAGGATCCATTTATACTTATATCTTTAATAGAAGCCCAACTACATTGTACAGTACATCAcgaatttttccaaaaattgtTACTCTCATTTAACTAGAAACACAaaccacttttttaaaatttgactttAAAGGATTTAGAGGGCTGATGAGTTGCACTTTAATAGTTTACTACTGAATATGGGTTCTCCTAATTGGTACCTGACAGCTCCTCTTACCAGGCTCTTGACAAccttcagcagctcctccatcACCACGGCAATGCCCTGATAGCCCAGCAGCCGGCACATGGCCTTGAAGTGGGGGGGCCCCAGGAAGTTGCGGCAAAAGCCGAATATACTGCTGTAGGCCAGATTCAAGGCCTGTGTGGGAAgatattttaactttaaaattagagttgaaaaataaagcactggTACCAAGTCTGACTACCTGGAATACCAGGTTGTGCTAGACCAATAGCTCTTAACACCAGTCCTGCAGGGCCCCAGTGTTGCCAGGTCTTTCAGCTCTGTACAAAAACTTAATACAAAGCAAAGACTTCTGCTGTAAATAGTTAATTTAGGAAAATTATTCATTCCATTAAATGCTTAGTAACCAAAATAACAGCTGAGGactaattttgcatttacattacacattcatttagcagacacttttctccaaagcgacgtacatctcagaggataCAATTTGCGCATTATATTAGTAAATTTAGGCCAATGTAACCCTTAAGTATCAAAGAATGGAAAAACcacaaattttcagaaattctctataaagaaacaaaccaaaaccTTGGTTTCATGACACTGGGAAAGTTTGACCTCTACTCTACGTGCCTCTGGAATGTAGTTGCAGCCCACCAATCTAGGGAGGGGTGTCATTTACTGCTCAGCCATCTATTGAGTGAGAGGCAGTAGAAACATACAAAGGAAGGAGTGACAACTGGAAATT
This genomic window from Scleropages formosus chromosome 1, fSclFor1.1, whole genome shotgun sequence contains:
- the nipa2 gene encoding magnesium transporter NIPA2 isoform X2; this translates as MGQERSKYDFYIGLALAISSSVFIGGSFILKKKGLLRLARKGSTRAGQGGHAYLKEWLWWAGLLSMGVGEAANFAAYAFAPATLVTPLGALSVLVSAVLSSYFLSERLNLHGKLGCILSILGSTTMVIHAPQEEEIDSLEDMAVKLVDPGFVVFATFVVIIALILIFVVGPRHGQSNILVYIIICSVIGALSVSCVKGLGITIKELFAGNPVLKNPLSWILLLSLVACVSTQINYLNKALDIFNTSLVTPIYYVFFTTSVLTCSAILFREWEHMASSDVIGTLGGFITIIVGIFLLHAFKDVNISLASLAISIRKEERSPPMSNGMTAHVTYELLGSSTSVNMDELEVGVPFDNISRRNGTVAPL
- the nipa2 gene encoding magnesium transporter NIPA2 isoform X1, producing MSFHMSSQPAADQLFGAAVGLNCSGAGPQLLSGDVNVTGRSGTFGATMGQERSKYDFYIGLALAISSSVFIGGSFILKKKGLLRLARKGSTRAGQGGHAYLKEWLWWAGLLSMGVGEAANFAAYAFAPATLVTPLGALSVLVSAVLSSYFLSERLNLHGKLGCILSILGSTTMVIHAPQEEEIDSLEDMAVKLVDPGFVVFATFVVIIALILIFVVGPRHGQSNILVYIIICSVIGALSVSCVKGLGITIKELFAGNPVLKNPLSWILLLSLVACVSTQINYLNKALDIFNTSLVTPIYYVFFTTSVLTCSAILFREWEHMASSDVIGTLGGFITIIVGIFLLHAFKDVNISLASLAISIRKEERSPPMSNGMTAHVTYELLGSSTSVNMDELEVGVPFDNISRRNGTVAPL